In Limanda limanda chromosome 21, fLimLim1.1, whole genome shotgun sequence, a genomic segment contains:
- the vps25 gene encoding vacuolar protein-sorting-associated protein 25, whose product MSFEWPWQYSFPPFYTLQPNVDTRQKQLAAWCSLALSFCRHHKLYTLDIMEAQESPVFNNKKIERKLSMEAIQVVFEELRKKGNLEWLDKNKSRCLVMWRRPEEWGKLIYQWVSRNGMNNSVFTLYELANGDDTEGEEFHGLEDSMLQRSLQDLTTDGRAEFISVDDAKGVKFF is encoded by the exons ATGAGCTTCGAGTGGCCCTGGCAGTACAGTTTCCCACCGTTTTATAC GCTACAGCCCAATGTGGACACGAGACAGAAGCAGCTGGCAGCATGGTGCTCCCTGGCTCTGTCGTTCTGCCGGCATCACAAGCTCTACACCCTGGACATCATGGAGGCTCAGGAAAGCCCCGTGTTCAACAACAAGAAGATAGAAC GAAAACTGTCAATGGAAGCAATCCAAGTTGTGtttgaggagctgaggaaaaaAG GTAACCTGGAATGGTTGGACAAAAACAAGTCCCGGTGTTTGGTCATGTGGAGACGACCAGAGGAGTGGGGCAAGTTAATATACCAGTGG GTTTCCAGAAATGGGATGAACAACTCTGTGTTTACACTTTACGAGTTGGCCAATGGGGATGATACAGAGGGAGAAG AGTTTCACGGCCTGGAGGACTCGATGCTGCAGCGCTCGTTGCAGGATTTAACAACAGACGGCCGAGCCGAGTTCATCAGCGTGGACGACGCAAAGGGCGTCAAATTCTTCTAA
- the arhgap27 gene encoding rho GTPase-activating protein 15, translated as MVDMYSRVWSSHQAKQGLTLPVGPQVENESLRSAVYVNVAQLRQSISESPPSAPSSYSPSYLDPEGWEVHVDQESGQEYYYHPSTGQTTWDNPFLDSPTDPERLPAQDPCYPSPPQSPALSPSTSSPPAWTSEWEQLVDETSGRPYFYNAMSGETSWEPPELLSPYPPLMEPMSVHRFHEEGPPPLPAEDYPPEDYPSAAEQTEPYEELLATGPPTLPKEYTLSHVSRTIIPRATLDRSTPSGWSLNVEPNGTWVFTSDLSPDQWIKSVDERGQTYYYLRDGSRSQWNLPEAPVAPGHSRLENGVEQENVSIIKNWRHTMGPAQLSSAQDEVRFVPTHRRNTSDYSSDSSSTGNSPETQHNVQNLEKAGILNKTKVSENGKKVRKNWGQTWTVLHGGVLTFHKDPKSAVTGASSKTNQIVPEVTVDLRGATIGWASKDKSSKKNVLELKGKNGVEFLIQYDTESIISDWHKVLMDTIRQLEYQDHHSEEEDDNLYDKITEREDKPSNVALDKRRPSKPSVTHSSSSAGESDQKRVRTKLMKFLLKRPTLQSVKEKGYIRDNVFGCHLSTLCAQERTTVPGFVERCIKAVEKRGLEIDGLYRVSGNLAVIQKLRFKADHEELDLEDGQWEDVHVITGALKLFFRELPEPLFPFSHFENFITAIRIPDHNAKVSCMRDLVKTLPLPNHDTMEMLFGHLRRVIQCWEENRMSVQNVAIVFGPTLLRPEMEASNIAIHMVFQNQIVEFVLNEYERIFHSS; from the exons ATGGTGGACATGTACTCCAGGGTTTGGTCGAGTCACCAGGCCAAGCAGGGCCTGACCCTGCCGGTGGGTCCTCAG GTGGAGAATGAAAGCCTCCGCTCAGCCGTCTACGTCAACGTAGCACAGCTTCGCCAGAGCATCTCTGAGTCCCCACCCTCGGCTCCCTCGTCCTACTCCCCTTCCTACCTTGACCCGGAGGGGTGGGAGGTGCACGTTGACCAGGAGAGTGGACAGGAGTACTACTACCACCCGTCCACGGGGCAAACCACCTGGGACAATCCCTTTCTAGACTCGCCCACGGACCCCGAGCGTCTCCCTGCCCAGGACCCTTGCTACCCCTCGCCTCCTCAGTCCCCGGCCCTCTCTccgtccacctcctccccccccgcgTGGACCTCAGAGTGGGAGCAGTTGGTGGATGAGACCAGTGGTCGCCCCTACTTCTACAACGCCATGTCCGGGGAGACGTCCTGGGAGCCTCCGGAGCTGCTGAGCCCGTACCCGCCGCTGATGGAGCCCATGAGCGTGCACAGGTTCCACGAGGAGGGGCCG CCTCCTCTGCCTGCGGAGGACTACCCCCCCGAGGATTACCCATCAGCTGCTGAACAAACAGAGCCGTACGAGGAGCTCCTGGCCACGGGACCTCCCACCCTCCCTAAAGAGTACACCCTCAGCCACGTGAGCCGGACCATCATCCCCAGGGCCACCCTGGACCGCAGCACCCCGAGTGGCTGGAGCCTCAACGTGGAACCCAACGGGACCTGGGTGTTCACCAGTGACCTGTCTCCTGATCAG TGGATCAAGTCTGTGGACGAGCGAGGGCAGACCTACTACTACCTGAGAGACGGCTCCAGGTCTCAGTGGAACCTGCCTGAG GCCCCTGTAGCTCCGGGTCACTCTCGGCTGGAGAACGGCGTCGAGCAGGAAAACGTGTCGATCATTAAAAACTGGAGACACACCATGGGACctgctcagctcagctcagctcaggaTGAAGTg AGATTCGTGCCGACTCACAGGAGGAACACGTCCGACTACAGCAGCGACAGCTCCAGCACAGGGAACTCTCCAGAGACGCAGCATAAC GTGCAGAACTTAGAAAAAGCCGGAAttctcaacaaaacaaaagtgtcTGAGAACGGCAAGAAAGTCag GAAAAACTGGGGCCAGACATGGACGGTTCTCCACGGAGGAGTGCTGACGTTCCACAAAGACCCAAAGTCTGCAGTGACAGGGGCCTCG AGCAAGACCAATCAGATTGTCCCGGAGGTCACGGTGGACCTGCGAGGAGCCACGATTGGCTGGGCCTCCAAGGACAAGTCCAGCAAAAAGAATGTTTTAGAG TTAAAAGGTAAGAACGGAGTGGAGTTCCTGATACAGTACGACACAGAAAGCATCATCAGCGACTGGCACAAAGTCTTAATGGACACCATTCGACAACTG GAGTACCAGGACCAtcactcagaggaggaggacgataATTTATACGACAAGATCACGGAGCGAGAAGACAAGCCGAGCAACGTTGCCTTGGACAAGCGAAGAC CCTCGAAGCCGAGTGTCACGCACTCATCCAGCTCTGCAGGAGAGTCCGACCAGAAGAGGGTTCGAACCAAGCTGATGAAGTTCCTCTTGAAACGTCCCACGCTGCAATCTGTCAAGGAGAAGGGATACATCCGAG ACAATGTGTTTGGTTGCCACCTATCCACACTCTGTGCACAGGAGAGAACCACAGTTCCCGGTTTTGTGGAGAGATGTATCAAAGCAGTGGAGAAGAGAG GTTTAGAAATTGACGGACTCTACAGAGTGAGCGGGAACCTTGCTGTCATCCAGAAACTGCGCTTCAAGGCGGATCACG AGGAGCTGGACCTGGAGGACGGACAGTGGGAGGACGTCCACGTCATCACCGGAGCGCTCAAGCTGTTTTTCCGAGAGCTTCCCGAGCCGCTTTTCCCCTTCAGCCACTTTGAAAACTTCATCACCGCCATCA GAATTCCTGATCATAACGCAAAAGTGTCTTGCATGCGTGATCTGGTCAAAACCCTTCCCCTTCCAAACCACGACACCATGGAGATGCTTTTTGGTCATTTACGCAG GGTCATTCAGTGCTGGGAGGAGAATCGCATGAGTGTGCAGAACGTCGCCATCGTGTTCGGTCCAACGCTGCTCCGGCCAGAGATGGAGGCGTCCAACATCGCGATACACATGGTGTTTCAGAACCAGATCGTGGAGTTTGTTCTGAACGAATACGAGCGTATCTTCCACTCCAGCTAA